The DNA segment atttaaattttattttatacatacaATAATctattaactaataataattttttaaatagaactTAGATccacaaaaaattaattcataacCTATCAGACTAAAAATGCTCTgtataccaaaaaaataaagcaaGATGCTTAACCTTTTTCATGGTATGAAATGCAAAATTGTTATAAAATGTTGGAAACCACAATTTGTTCTGATCATCCATCTCAAACggagaaataaaaaatgtaccAACTATCTTGAAAGAGATGAAATAGTAGTATTTTATACAAAGCCGATCGAAGAGATTAgtactttaaagtttaaactccATTTAATTAAGACGTGACTCATCTAATTAAGTAATAAAAAGTAATGTACGTAGTTATACTGTAATGATTATAGCTACTGCTAGCTAGCTAGACTATAGGCTTTCTCTTTCGGGCTATCTGATACTACTTTCGAATTGATAAAGTAATTAATGATTTGAAAGGAACACTTTCTCACATTTGGTGGCTGGGGATAATCTATTATTCACTAAAAAATTTTCAGCACATCAGATAATAGCTAATGAGTGTATTTGTTATTATTCCAAATTAAATTTGTTGATTATATCGTAAATTACACACTTTCAATTTACATATTATTGATGTATTCCGTactattattttcaattttgtaaagaagaattagaaaattataaaaatttattattttttattatcaattaaCTATcaatgtttaatattttttataaattattaaattaaaagaattaagttaataattaaataataaaaaaattaataatttttaattttttttaaagctaGCTACtgacaaattatttaatatatatatgctATCTTAATTTAGTTACCTACAACCTCATCAGTTCTGCAATGCGCCATAGAATAAGGTAATTAATGGGAAGGACAGTAttttatgaaagaaaataagaattagATCATATTAATTTAACCAAtttaagtcttttttttttttattaaagataggAGACTTAAATTCATAATctcttaattaaatataaaaaaattatattatttgaactATTATTTATTAACTTAACCAACTTAAATtagttgattaaaaaaataatattgatataatttactaataataaaaaagaaactttAATATGGTATAATATACacataacaaagaaaatatctaaatattctTATATTCACAATAATTTGTAGTGGGTCCCAATAAAGTCTAACTTTGCCTATACTTcaataaaaacagaaagaaaatattcATATGATATCTTTTATACGATAAAAATGACATTATGAATTTTTAGATAGTTAATCAAAcatatttagttaaattattaatttattcaataaattataatcttatttttatgtaaagatattattataaaaatatctacTAAAACAGAATCGTCCGTACAACTCACATGgtgtttgttttttctttttaaaaaagagcAATATGTGGTGTAATTATTTGTCATCATATGATGAATATTttctaaactaaaaataaagtgATTAATTGGTCATTAGAGAGACAATGCATTAATTGTCACACGAAACAATCATGCccccattatatatataaaaacatcTGCCACATGTCTCTTGTCAACTGTGTTAGTGATATGAATACCATGATTGGCCATTGCTCAATAAATCCCAATATTATGGGACACCCCATCCTcttaatcttttatattttatggcGTTTAATATCGATTAGGACTAAGTTTTTAGaccatcttttatttatttatttatttaaagtaaTTAATGTTAAGTACTTTTGTTAATTACTTTTGTGACGTTTAAATTTCCACtggaaattattgaaaaattggACAAGTCCACTCTTGCACTATATACTACTATATCATTTATGAATTCCTTCAGTATCAGTTGCCGCACGCAAAATTAGTTTACTTTTTCTTCACATGTGCATGAAACCATGAATGATTTTCTAGCTACTTCACTGCTTTGTATAtagttttctttatatatataatatatgtgtGTGTTGCACTTGCAAGAGGAACAACTAACTAAGCAAAGATAGagatgaagaaggagaaggaaatggAGGGTGCTTTGGTTGAAGAGGAAATGAataagaaacaagaagaaaagcaagaaaTGAATAATAGTCAGAGGTGCAAGGGTGGACTCATTACCATGCCTTTCATTATAGGTatgtattaataatttataagcCATATGTATATAGGATTAGGAAAAATGCATTGCATTAAATTGCATGGTTTAATTTTGTTATGGGAATGGTTGTAGGAAATGAAGCACTGGCAAAGATGGCAAGTGTGGGGCTATCCCCAAACATGATATTGTATTTGATTGGAGACTACAGACTCAAAGTGGTTAAAGCAACAAAGATTATGTTCTTTTGGTTTGCTGCTACCAATTTTGCTCCTCTCTTTGGTGCTTTCCTTGCTGATTCTTATTTGGGTCGCTTTCTTGCCATTGCTTTTGGTTCAATTATCACTTTTCTGGTACCATCTATACTgcacttctttattttctaaatataaTCTCCTTTACCTTAcattaaaatgataaataaaagatatagtCAACCTTTCACCCTATGTGATCTGATTCTGATTCTATGTTAATTTCGATGaatatgaattataaaaaagttaCACACTTACACAAGCTaagttaaatttaatatataataattcaactattctaaatatacattaaaatcagTTACCAAAGACAGCTATTATTATAAAATGGGAGCCACTTAGATAAAGAGGGTTAAAATGtctatttttaaagatattttttagtaattaaaatttaatatatataatcgattaaatcatattatttttgtcaaaattagactagacaaattgatttaaccgaaaaaatgataaattaaatcttgaattggtctaaattaatattattttttataaaaaatgaatataatgTCCTTATtataaagaataattaaaatactctatatatatattaaaaattctaaatcttattcaagatttaattcaccattttttcgatcaaatcaatttgtctagcctaattttaacaaaaataatacgatttaatcgattatatgcgttaaattttaattattaaaaaacatctttataaAAAGACGTTTTCAGCGTCTTTATCTGAGTGGCTGCcttataaaatacatgttaaaatattgaaaataaattaaaccccacatatatacaaatatattgatAGCCCATTTTAGTAACTACTTTAGCTATtcgaataatatatttttttataataatttggtGACAGGGGATGGCACTATTATGGTTAACAGCCATGATAGCAGAGGCAAGACCCTCACCTTTGAGCCAAGAATCAGCAACAGCACCCCAACTTGCACTCCTAATCACTTGCTTTGCACTCATATCCATTGGAGGAGGTGGAATCTTCTGCTCCTTAGCATTTGGTGCAGACCAactgaacaacaacaacaacaaaaaggaGGAGAGGGTGTTGGAGAGTTTCATAAGTTGGTACATTGCTTCACAAGCAGTTTCTGTTGTTTTCTCCTTAACTGCAATTGTTTACATTCAAGACCGGTTTGGATGGAAACTGGGTTTTGGTGTTCCTGCGGCACTTATGTTGTTGTCAAccgtcttcttcttccttctttctcacCGTTATGTGAAGCATAAACCTCACAAAAGCTTGCTCACTAGCTTTGCTCAGGTCATTGTTGTTGCATTCAAGAATAGAAAGCTTCAACTACCACCTACTACTCACCATCCAATACTCTATCACCATAACAAGGACTCAACCCTTATTGCTCCATCTCACAAACTAAGGTTTAGTGCAATCATTTCCATCCTTAATGATAATCAACAAATCAAAAAGCGTTAAAGGGTTTTTTTTGGGTGAATTTTTAAGAAAGATTTTTTTAGAATTCTCTAaagattttatagaaaaataaaaaaaattttatatttagatattttatttcaaaagatttttttatctatcaattatgttcggatataataatataaaaatatttttttgtttatttattacataaaaaatatttttttaataaaaaatatcttttaaaaaaaatgtaaattacagcatctcaaaaaatatattttttttatttttttaatatttttacttttactactagaaatttgtcaaacacactaaaaaatgaaaaaaagcttttttcattaaaaattttttttatcaaaataatgacGCTCAAACaagtactaaaaaaattatttatgtttttatataattaaatatactttgctaaattaattttaataattaatgctACTAGTTATTCATTGTCATTAATCTCTAAAATCTTTTCtgcataaaatttttagaatagcGACCAATTTCAACATGTACCAAATCACTGGGTAAAACAAAATTCTATTTGATCACTAAATTAGagatcaaaataaaaagttaaattttgaaaacttttagaAACGTCTTAACCTTAAATCCGTCACTAATTTTACCATTAGCAACCATATTTACTAAATAGATATAATACTATAAAGAAAGGAAACGTATAagtagacaatgaaaatattaaataatgtgaataatagatatattagatgtttattttactagctgtacggatggttattctaatattaagatttaggtagGTAATTTTGAGGTGTAatgtgtttttatttaattggtaATTGTTTATGTTGTTCAAGAAAGTCATTGGATACCTAGCATAACCCAgaaagaaattataaaaaacaaagaatcaccaatttcaattaataatttacactatgaatgcaagaacCATACCTAATTAAGAATAATAGCCAACCCTTGAAGTGAAACTTTGTATTTCAGGTTTCTGAATAAAGCTTGCATCATcactaataacaataataatagttCATGGAGTGTTTGCACAATAGAGCAAGTGGAAGAATTGAAGGCCATAATAAAGGTAATTCCCCTATGGAGTAGCGGTTTCATGTTATCAATAAGCAGTAGCCAAAGCTCATTCTTTTTGCTACAAGCTAAAACCATGAACAGACACATAACTTCAAGCTTCCAAATCCCAGCAGGTTCTTTTTCTGTCTTCATTATGATCTCAGTTTTCATAACTGCTGCTGTTTATGACCGTCTCATCATTCCCTTGGCATCAAAACTTAGAGGAAAACCAGTTAGGATAAGTGCCAAGAACAGAATGGGAATTGGCTTGTTCTTCTGCTTCTTGGACTTGGTAGTTTCTGCAGTTGTTGAGAACATTAGAAGGAGGAAAGCAATTAGAGAAGGTTACATTGATAATCCTGAAGCAGTTTTGAACATGTCTGCAATGTGGCTTATCCCACACAATGTCTTGAATGGAATTGCAGAAGCATTCAATGCAATAGGCCAATCTGAATTCTATTACACTGAGTTTCCAAGAAGCATGTCAAGCATTGCTGCAGCCTTGTTCAGCTTGGGAAGTGCCATAGGAAACTTGTTAGCTTCTCTAATATTCAGCATTGTGGATGACATCACTTCCAGAAAGGGAAAACAGAGTTGGGTTTCTGATAATATTAATAAGGGTCATTATGACAAGTATTATTGGGTTCTTGCCATTATGGGTGCTGTTAATTTGGTTTACTATTTGGTTTGTAATTGGGCTTATGGACCTACCATTGAAGATGTTGCTGGAAACAGGGTTCATCAAGAGGAGGaaaaatgattaattattataaaactGTTAATTAATTGTGTGCTTTGGAGTTGGAtgctatatattatttaacttagTTTGTTATATCCTGATAAGATATTATTATCTACGTTACCAACATCAtatctgccaacttctgccaactcttatttataattgtgtttcatGAAAGTGTGTTcgtggatgtgtctaataaaaatgtcttttttataactgtatttaatagaagtgtctttatagatatattttatggatgtgtctctttatatatgtatttaaaatatattaattattagacacatctacgaacacacttccataaaatataaatataaataagagttggcagaagttggcggataatatgttggtaccctatacttttccttattattattagtattagtaGTAGTAGTGCATGGAACATTGATGTTTGCTAACTTATATATCATAATTATTCATTATTAGCTACTTTGATGATTTGCTATGCTTTTGATTATATTACAAttgagcaaaaagaaaagaaaatgaaataataattatagtagGTAAGTAGTAGGAGATGTTAATATTgaaagaattatttattttggtgatctgatatataaaaaatacaaaaatagatAGGTTATGAAATTTATTAATGAAATAGAAGATCAAAATATGTTTGAAGTAGATAGTGGGATAATTTACTATACTAAAATGAGTGATGTTTGGAATAGATGAAAGAATCAACttgtacataaattaaaatatgaaatcaatggagaaaaatatattatacttgataattgtgttcattttttttatatataagacTGTCTATTataatattgattttattttattaatgtatttgtatttttgtatAAGAGTTGTGCATGCATGTTTATTAGTACtaataagttttaatttttgagattttttgtaactttaatttggataataataaaattttttaatatatatatggttaaaattgttaaaatttgttttatataAGTTTAACTATAGATTATGaaatgaattatgaattatgagatttttaaaaatttagataagtactttgtgttaattttaattgtgatatttgttattagggataattttgtaaatttaaTTGTGATAatgttaatttcaattaaagatatttattattagagatattttaataaatttaaaaaaattagaatcgaTAATAATCTTAATTAAACATATTTGTTAATTAgaagtattttaataaatttaaaaaaattagaataaataataatttaaattaaacatatttattattagaaGTAGGGGTGGCAAAGCCGGTCAACCCGTCTTGCCAAGTAAAGCAGACTTAAAATGCTAGTCCACCCCAGTTTTATGGCGAGTTGACGGCCGACAGATTAGTCcgcttaaaaaaaattaataaagttaattaaaatataaattactctttttcttctagtaaaattaacaacaatgaaaaattaatattctcattcagattttgataataatatttttttttataaatttttgcatacTGCCCAATGATGCAGTGCATCATTGCATTGCTGACATTCAAAATTTTTGGGCTTACTCACAAAACACGCATATGATTAGGCTTACTCACAAAATATTTGGGCTTGAGAGTCTAGCTCAATAACATTTAACAATCTTGGGctttatacatacatataataaAGGAAAAAGGCCTATTAGGTCAAGGGAAAAACGGCGTCGCTTCTCTACGTAAAAACCGCACAAGAAACCCTAATCCACCTTTACTGCCACCTTCCTTAGCGGCAGATACAGagagtgtgagagagagagagattctcCGCCATGGGTAGAGTCATCCGCGCACAGCGTAAGGGTGCTGGGTCCGTCTTCAAGTCCCACACCCATCACCGCAAGGGCGCCGCCAGGTTCCGCAGCCTCGACTTCGGCGAGCGCAACGGTTACCTCAAGGGTGTGGTGACCGACATCATCCACGACCCCGGCCGCGGTGCTCCACTCGCCAAGGTGACTTTCCGCCACCCATTCAGGTACAAGAAGCAGACGGAGCTGTTCGTCGCTGCTGAAGGTATCTACACCGGCCAGTTCATCTACTGCGGGAAGAAGGCCACACTCGTCGTCGGAAATGTTTTGCCACTCAGATCCATCCCCGAAGGAGCTGTCATTTGCAACGTCGAGCACCACGTCGGTGACCGCGGTGTCTTCGCCAGGGCATCTGGTGATTACGCCATTGTTATCAGCCACAACCCCGATAATGACACTTCTAGGTATTCCAtataaattgtgattttacgTTATTTTTCTGGTTCTGAGCATTAACTATGATATCATTTTATAGTTTGTTTTTAGCTAGATCTCAAAATCAGTTATCGTTGTGTTTACTTTTGAAATGCTtgtataaatgttaaaattctAGGTTAAACCCTGGTGATGCTAACCTATCTATTTGGTTTGTTACCTACACATTGTTGCTTTTTAGCATGGTTATTTGAAAAAGGTAGAAATTGATTTTGGTGTATTGAGTTGTAGCATTAATCGACTTGTTAATTGGAGGCTGAGTTAAAGCACGGTCAATTAGAATTGTTACAtgtgtttttcatttttgttgcaGGATCAAGCTACCATCTGGTTCAAAGAAGATTGTGCCAAGTGGATGCAGGGCCATGATTGGACAAGTTGCGGGTGGTGGAAGAACTGAGAAGCCACTCCTCAAGGCTGGTAATGCTTACCACAAATTCAGGGTCAAGAGGAACTGCTGGCCCAAGGTTCGTGGTGTTGCTATGAATCCAGTTGAGCATCCCCACGGTGGAGGTAACCATCAACACATTGGTCATGCCAGTACTGTTAGGCGTGATGCTCCACCCGGCCAAAAGGTCGGTCTCATTGCTGCAAGGAGGACCGGTCGTCTTAGGGGCCAAGCTGCCGCCACTGCTGCTAAGGCTGATAAGACCACTTGAAGTTTTTAGGACTTTCTTTGATTGCAAGTTTCcaaattttgtttctttcatAGTTTAGGTTGAACTGTTTGGGTGCTATTTTGATAACCATTTCCCCCATAAATATGAAGCTTTTAATTGacagtatttttttttctgagaTATTAAATTGTTGGCTGCTTTGTTTACTTGATATGTTATGGATTGGTTGTTTTTAATATCAAAGTTAATACAAGTTCAAAGCGTGTATATTATGGCAATGGACTTTCTAAAAGTTTTGGGATATTCGGAGTTTTACCCTCTTATTAAATGCATTATTGTGTTTAGGAACATATTAGTTGGGATTAAAATGAAAAGGCTACCCAATATTATAGGAATTCTAGTCGGTCTGGTGAAGAGATTTGTTCTCATTTGACTCTTATACTGCGGATCGAATCAAAGattatatcaaaaaaattttttatcacaCAGAATTCATGTTAAGATAAAGT comes from the Arachis duranensis cultivar V14167 chromosome 7, aradu.V14167.gnm2.J7QH, whole genome shotgun sequence genome and includes:
- the LOC107459520 gene encoding protein NRT1/ PTR FAMILY 1.2-like; amino-acid sequence: MNNSQRCKGGLITMPFIIGNEALAKMASVGLSPNMILYLIGDYRLKVVKATKIMFFWFAATNFAPLFGAFLADSYLGRFLAIAFGSIITFLGMALLWLTAMIAEARPSPLSQESATAPQLALLITCFALISIGGGGIFCSLAFGADQLNNNNNKKEERVLESFISWYIASQAVSVVFSLTAIVYIQDRFGWKLGFGVPAALMLLSTVFFFLLSHRYVKHKPHKSLLTSFAQVIVVAFKNRKLQLPPTTHHPILYHHNKDSTLIAPSHKLRFLNKACIITNNNNNSSWSVCTIEQVEELKAIIKVIPLWSSGFMLSISSSQSSFFLLQAKTMNRHITSSFQIPAGSFSVFIMISVFITAAVYDRLIIPLASKLRGKPVRISAKNRMGIGLFFCFLDLVVSAVVENIRRRKAIREGYIDNPEAVLNMSAMWLIPHNVLNGIAEAFNAIGQSEFYYTEFPRSMSSIAAALFSLGSAIGNLLASLIFSIVDDITSRKGKQSWVSDNINKGHYDKYYWVLAIMGAVNLVYYLVCNWAYGPTIEDVAGNRVHQEEEK
- the LOC107459829 gene encoding 60S ribosomal protein L8-3; the protein is MGRVIRAQRKGAGSVFKSHTHHRKGAARFRSLDFGERNGYLKGVVTDIIHDPGRGAPLAKVTFRHPFRYKKQTELFVAAEGIYTGQFIYCGKKATLVVGNVLPLRSIPEGAVICNVEHHVGDRGVFARASGDYAIVISHNPDNDTSRIKLPSGSKKIVPSGCRAMIGQVAGGGRTEKPLLKAGNAYHKFRVKRNCWPKVRGVAMNPVEHPHGGGNHQHIGHASTVRRDAPPGQKVGLIAARRTGRLRGQAAATAAKADKTT